The Prevotella sp. E2-28 genome includes the window GGAATTTGCGATCGTCCACCCAAAATTCCGCAGCAACCTCGTCGGCTGCACTGCCGTAGGTGATGCTGTTGGCAGGGAAGGGACTGTGAGCGTAGGGCTCACACCAAGTGCGCAGACCATATTCATGGGCTTTCTCAGTCAGTCCGCCCATATACTCTGAAGCTACCAGGTCGGCAATGAGCCGATCGAGATCCTTCTGACAAGCGGGGTTGGTGTAGTCAAGCTCATAGCCGAAACGCTGACGGAACTTTGAAAAGATAGAATCGGTGTAGTTTTGCTTCCCACGTTCCCAACTGTCCACAACAACGGTGGTCAGCGTGGGGCGGTCCTTCTGAGGGATACGGCGCAGAATCTCACCAATGAATGCCTCGAAGTGTTTCTGCACGTGCACCTTCGAGAGTTTGTCTACCTCCAGCCCCTGTGCATCGGGCGAACAGGGAGAGCACATTACGTCGGTGCCCTCTTTGGTCTTACAGACTTCAATGCCATGGGACGTCCAGTTGCGCATAGCTTCCTCGGGCTTCACCCATGGCCCACCCGACTGACTCCATCCTGGACAGTTGAACAAGCCCATCTCGATGCCCAGCCGACCGGCTGTTTTCAGTGCCGTACGCAGATTCTTCCACCACAGGCGGCTCTGAAATTTGTTTTTGCCGAAAGCCTGCCCCTCCCAAGGATTATCCCATGTCGTTCGGTTGCGAATGTCGGTGGCCAGGAATGCCAGCGTGATGCCGTTCTCCTTCATCCACTCCAAGTCGGCCACAACACCTTTAGGATCCACCTGCTCGTTCACCCAATAATAGTAGCATCCTACGCGGATGCTGTCGGGCGGTGTGAGAAACGCTTGCCATAGGCGTTCGCGAGGGTTATTATTTGCTGTCTGTGCATGGACTATCAGAGTGAAAGCGAGCATAGCCATAAACAGCAGGTAACTTTTCTTCAAAAATTGTATTTTGCTATTTTCCATAAATTCCGATTTATCTTAATGCACTTCCATCTTTGAGAACAGGTTGATTACGATAACGCCTGCCATAATCAGCGCAATACCGATATAGGCTGGTAAATCGGGTACTTGCTTAAACACAAAGAATGTCTCTAAGACAATGGCACCTATCAGAAACAGCCATTCTTTCATTTGCTCTCAGATGATATGTCTTTCTTATAGATATATGTGGTGTAGCCAGGAGCATAGGAGTCATAGACCTCGCTGAGAAACTGACCTGCCAGTGTGAAACCATGCTGAGGGTAGTATTCGTGGGTGCAACTGGTGTCAGTCCAAAGGTAAAGATGTCTTAGGCTTCTGCACTGGAACTCCTCCATCATTGCCTGTAGTAACAGTTTCCCACAGCCTTTCTGATTGCTGATGAAAAGCGATAGTTTCACATCACCATCACTCATGCACTGCACCGTTTTCCCGTCAACCTCCAACATATAGTCGGCCAATAGACGGAAACGTTCACGCTCATGGTCGGTCATCTGGGCCTCAATGTTTTCACGCCACTGACTGACATCTGCTTTGTCATCATGGAAGTTGGCAAACAACACCCCATGAATCATACCATCATCGCCCACAGCTTTCAATGCCAGCGAGGGATTGCTGTAGTTATAGCGGAGGATGTACTCTGCCACTGCATCGATAAACCATTGCCGTTCATCGGCATAAAATTCGCCCCATGCACCAGCAGCCAGCGATGCTGCTTTGGCAAAATCATCATTCGTGAATTTCTCAATTTTCATTTCTATCATAATTGTTTTATTAAAGATTTATAATTCTCAAATAAATTGGAAAATTACTCGTCAGGCTGCTGACCGTCGTGAGCCTTCCATGCGCACTCGGTAATCTTCATGTCCGAGAAGACTGCCGTGAAGGATGACTCCTCGGGCGAACAGGCATAGATGCCAAAACTGATTTCATCGGCACCGGCATACATGTGGCAGATGCGCATCTGGCTGAACTTCTCGCCATCCGTGGAGCACTCGATGCAATAGTCGTCCTCGCGGCGCGAGAAACGGTACCACATAGTCTTCACATCGGCAGGAATGGCCGTGGTGGCCCAGTCGGAGTAGCCATTGTTCGTCACTACGCTGCCCAGGTGCTGAAACTCCTCGTTCTCGTATTCCACCGAGCCTTTCAGCCAGTTCTCGCTGCCAAGATACATCACGATGCCACATTGGTCAAAGCGATGGTGACTGCCCGTAAAATCGGTCTTCACCACGAAACTGAAGAACTTCTCGCGGGTCTTCATCTGCAATACGGGCGCATTGTCGTTCTGGAAGTGATAGTAAGTGCGCTGCCAGAGGTCGGTCTTCGGAGCGGTAGTGATGCGAATGGTATCATTCTTGATTTCACATGCGGCAGGCTCCCGCGTCCATTGGAGGTTGTCCAGATTGATGTGGCCGCTGTCAGAGAGTGCCACCTTTACGTTGTCTACGAAATCCATAGTCGTTACTTGTTTGTTCTGCTGTCAGCATGCCGTGAGCATGAGACCAGCGCAGAGAAATGAGAATTGTTGCTTTTTCATATTTGTTTTTATTGTCCGCTAAATTGGAATTTACCTAATCTCTTACTTGTGAAAACAGCCACTTTATTCTTTTTGCCGAAAAGGCATTGTCACACGCATTGCGATGTTTCTGCCCAAACAGAACGTCAAACTTTACGTTTCCTCCTGCTTTGCGGATTTCTGTAGTTAACCATTTCAGGGCATTATAACTCCTTTCTTCCGAGCCTACAGTCACATATAAAGGGGTGTTCGTATAGTCAGAAGGCTTTTCATGTTGGGCCTGACCTGAAGCGATTAAAGCAGCTGCAAATAGTTTGGGATTATCCTTCAAGATTTTCCATGTGCCACATGCACCCATAGATGCGCCGCATATATAAATTCTGTTCATATCAATATCTTTTGTCTTCAGATGAAAGGTTATTAAATCCACCACTTTGTCTGTGTAGCCAGAATTGCCGTTCCGTCCGTCCCACTCATAGTCCTCTGGACATTGTGGAACAAGAAAGTAGGCTGGAATAGCGTTCTTCCGTAGGTATTTGTCTATCTCTTGGACACCAGCCTGAGACAGTTGCTTCTGATTGTCGTTTCCACTGGCATGTCTGCCATGAAGGTAGATGACCAAAGGAATCTTGCCCTTTACGTCATTACAGAAAACCAATTCTTGATAGAGCAGCCCATTATGCTCCATCGGCTTGAAATCCTGAGCCATTGCAAAATGACTAATGACAAGGGCTGTGAGTAATACTATATATCTTTTCATAACTGAGGCGTAAATTCCGATTTATCGTTCTTCTGTGAATTTGTAAACTGTCCATGTGGGTAGAATGACCAATAGTAATAAGGCTATCTCCACCAAAATGTATGACCCAAAGAAGTCAACCAGTGTCTGGAATTTCAAAACTCCATCTACAAGGAAGACCAGGAGGGCAAACCAGCAGAGAAAGAAGATGGCTGCATATTTGATTTTACGTTTCTTCAGTTTCATCATTCGATAGTTTAATACCACTTATATCTGCGAGTCTAATGACTACTCCTTTAATTATCAATCACTTACAGATAAGCAAAACTTTAATAGGTAATGGTTTAGAAACTTCCTGTCTGCGTCGTTCTGCTTTGTTTCAATATGTCAAATATCTGATGCAAAGGTAATCATTTTCCTCGAAATCACCAAATAATTCTTCAGTATTCTAATACAATGGCAGACAGCCCCCATTGAGAAATAAAGAAACCACAAAACTGCTGTCCCACCTTATTATATATGTGGGACAGATGTTTTGAACCGCTGTCAATCGTGCCAATGTTAACGTGGTAGTCAGACCCGGCATCTTTGGCACGACTTTATTCGTGGATAAAATCTTTATCTGGATAAAGAGTCTAAGTTTTTTGTTGACTTTGAGAAATTCTCCTGTTGATTTGAGTGCAGGAACTCGTAAAAAAACATAATTTTAGAAGAAAAACCAAGATATTCGGCAGAAAATGAAAAATTTTCATTATCTTTGTAGCATAAAAATTTATCGTATGGAAGATGTAAACAGAATTAAATTGGTTCTTGTGGAGAAAAAACGTACCAGCAAATGGCTGGCAGAACAGCTCGGTGTTAACCCCTCGACTGTTAGCAAGTGGTGTACGAACTCTTCCCAACCAGACCTTGCGTGTATATTAAAGATTGCAGATCTACTGGAAGTTGACTTAAAAGAACTCTTTGTGAGAGAGTACAAACAATATCTCCTTTCTCAGGAGTCAAAATGAATGGTGTTGAGTAATTATAGTGAGGGAATAGCTGGAAAAGGCAAAAGTGAAACAGAAAGTTTTTCATAGTGTTTCGGAATTACTAAAGCGGCTGAACACCGAAAGGCGCTTGATTAGTGAAATGTTCTACAATCGAAAGAAGTTGGAGTTCCACTATGATGATGCACGCGGGTTCGTGGAAAGTGAGAAGAATCTGGATTTGCTCATCCAATATGGAGTGATAAGGCTAGAAGGAGATTTGCTAGAGCTGGAAG containing:
- a CDS encoding helix-turn-helix transcriptional regulator → MEDVNRIKLVLVEKKRTSKWLAEQLGVNPSTVSKWCTNSSQPDLACILKIADLLEVDLKELFVREYKQYLLSQESK
- a CDS encoding prolyl oligopeptidase family serine peptidase, which produces MKRYIVLLTALVISHFAMAQDFKPMEHNGLLYQELVFCNDVKGKIPLVIYLHGRHASGNDNQKQLSQAGVQEIDKYLRKNAIPAYFLVPQCPEDYEWDGRNGNSGYTDKVVDLITFHLKTKDIDMNRIYICGASMGACGTWKILKDNPKLFAAALIASGQAQHEKPSDYTNTPLYVTVGSEERSYNALKWLTTEIRKAGGNVKFDVLFGQKHRNACDNAFSAKRIKWLFSQVRD
- a CDS encoding glycosyl hydrolase is translated as MKKSYLLFMAMLAFTLIVHAQTANNNPRERLWQAFLTPPDSIRVGCYYYWVNEQVDPKGVVADLEWMKENGITLAFLATDIRNRTTWDNPWEGQAFGKNKFQSRLWWKNLRTALKTAGRLGIEMGLFNCPGWSQSGGPWVKPEEAMRNWTSHGIEVCKTKEGTDVMCSPCSPDAQGLEVDKLSKVHVQKHFEAFIGEILRRIPQKDRPTLTTVVVDSWERGKQNYTDSIFSKFRQRFGYELDYTNPACQKDLDRLIADLVASEYMGGLTEKAHEYGLRTWCEPYAHSPFPANSITYGSAADEVAAEFWVDDRKFRQKEVDAALGSARRSGKNRVWAESFTDGWPELAKDDWSFEKLKPIADRYFHAGINASILHVMISQPGNDRKPAVRPWFGTYFDRRSQHASDLKPLVTYLRRCNFMLQLGKPLDGANDRRILSDGTFIRFTDDSLFEVTFPDGHQELWNPMQGITTRGME
- a CDS encoding DUF1349 domain-containing protein: MDFVDNVKVALSDSGHINLDNLQWTREPAACEIKNDTIRITTAPKTDLWQRTYYHFQNDNAPVLQMKTREKFFSFVVKTDFTGSHHRFDQCGIVMYLGSENWLKGSVEYENEEFQHLGSVVTNNGYSDWATTAIPADVKTMWYRFSRREDDYCIECSTDGEKFSQMRICHMYAGADEISFGIYACSPEESSFTAVFSDMKITECAWKAHDGQQPDE